The Pyrococcus kukulkanii genome contains a region encoding:
- the hxlAB gene encoding bifunctional 3-hexulose-6-phosphate synthase/6-phospho-3-hexuloisomerase: protein MILQVALDLTDIEQAISIAEKAARGGAHWLEVGTSLIKKEGMRAVELLKRRFPDRKIVADLKTMDTGALEVEMAARHGADVVSILGVADDKTIKDALAVARKYGIKVMVDLIGVKDKVKRAKELEKMGVHYILVHTGIDEQAQGKSPLEDLEKVVKAVKVPVAVAGGLNLETIPKVIELGATIIIVGSAITKAKDPEEVTRKIIDLFWDEYMKTIRKAMKDITEHIEEVADKLKLEEVRGLVDAMIGANKIFIYGAGRSGLVGKAFAMRLMHLDFNVYVVGETITPAFEPGDLLIAISGSGETKTIVDAAEIAKQQGGKVVAITSYKDSTLGRLADVVVEIPGRTKTDLPTDYIARQMLTQYKWTAPMGTLFEDSTMIFLDGIIALLMATFQKTEKEMRKKHATIE from the coding sequence ATGATCCTCCAAGTTGCTCTCGATTTAACCGACATAGAGCAGGCCATTTCTATCGCAGAAAAAGCTGCTCGTGGCGGTGCTCACTGGCTCGAGGTTGGAACTTCCCTTATAAAAAAGGAGGGAATGAGGGCCGTTGAGCTCTTGAAGAGAAGGTTCCCAGACAGGAAGATAGTTGCAGACTTAAAGACAATGGATACTGGGGCCCTAGAAGTTGAAATGGCCGCGAGACACGGGGCAGATGTCGTTTCAATACTCGGAGTTGCTGATGATAAGACGATAAAGGATGCCCTCGCGGTTGCGAGGAAGTACGGAATAAAGGTCATGGTTGACCTCATCGGAGTCAAGGACAAGGTCAAGAGGGCTAAGGAACTTGAAAAGATGGGAGTTCACTACATCCTAGTTCATACCGGAATAGATGAGCAGGCCCAGGGTAAATCACCACTTGAGGATCTGGAGAAAGTTGTAAAGGCCGTTAAAGTTCCAGTTGCAGTTGCAGGCGGATTAAACCTTGAAACAATTCCAAAGGTTATAGAGCTCGGAGCAACGATAATCATCGTAGGAAGTGCAATAACCAAGGCCAAAGATCCTGAGGAAGTCACAAGGAAGATAATCGACCTCTTCTGGGACGAGTACATGAAGACGATAAGGAAGGCCATGAAGGACATAACCGAGCACATCGAGGAAGTTGCAGACAAGTTGAAACTTGAGGAGGTAAGAGGGCTAGTAGATGCAATGATAGGTGCGAACAAGATATTCATCTACGGAGCTGGAAGGAGCGGTCTCGTTGGTAAGGCATTTGCCATGAGGTTGATGCACCTTGACTTCAATGTTTATGTTGTTGGTGAAACCATAACCCCAGCCTTTGAGCCGGGAGACCTCTTGATAGCAATCAGCGGCTCCGGTGAGACCAAGACCATAGTGGATGCAGCTGAAATAGCAAAGCAGCAAGGAGGCAAGGTAGTTGCAATAACCTCATATAAAGACTCAACCCTAGGCAGGCTCGCGGATGTCGTGGTCGAAATTCCTGGGAGGACGAAGACTGACTTACCGACGGACTACATAGCGAGGCAGATGCTTACCCAGTATAAATGGACTGCACCAATGGGAACACTCTTTGAAGATTCAACTATGATCTTCCTTGATGGCATTATCGCGCTATTAATGGCAACGTTCCAGAAGACGGAAAAGGAAATGAGAAAGAAGCACGCTACTATTGAGTAG
- a CDS encoding 6-pyruvoyl trahydropterin synthase family protein codes for MKVIRKIYWTKDFDSSHFLELPYESKCLRIHGHTYRVEVEIGGELNENGMIFDFNHLSELAKLLDHRLIVSEKWVKESGDSIIVEKNGKRLELPKSEVVIIDKPNVTAEYLAEWFAERILEKAGKNIRKIKVKVWEDPRSYAEITLELQGS; via the coding sequence ATGAAGGTAATCAGGAAAATTTACTGGACTAAGGATTTCGACAGCAGCCATTTCCTTGAACTGCCTTACGAAAGTAAATGCCTGAGAATCCATGGGCATACATACAGGGTCGAGGTAGAGATTGGGGGTGAGCTAAACGAGAATGGAATGATATTCGACTTCAACCACCTTTCAGAGTTGGCCAAGTTACTAGATCACAGGCTGATAGTTAGCGAAAAGTGGGTCAAAGAAAGTGGGGATAGCATTATAGTTGAAAAGAACGGTAAAAGGCTTGAGCTGCCAAAGAGCGAAGTTGTTATCATTGACAAGCCAAACGTCACCGCAGAGTACCTGGCAGAGTGGTTTGCGGAGAGGATTTTAGAGAAAGCAGGTAAAAACATTAGGAAAATTAAGGTAAAAGTGTGGGAGGATCCAAGGAGCTACGCCGAAATCACTCTAGAACTTCAAGGATCTTAG
- a CDS encoding 30S ribosomal protein S27e, with translation MPKNIIPMPRSRFLRVKCIDCGNEQIVFSHPATRVRCLVCGATLVEPTGGKGIVKAKILEVLE, from the coding sequence TTGCCCAAGAACATTATTCCAATGCCAAGGTCAAGGTTCCTCAGGGTTAAGTGCATTGACTGTGGTAACGAGCAAATAGTCTTCAGCCACCCTGCAACTAGGGTTAGGTGTCTGGTCTGTGGGGCAACCCTTGTCGAGCCAACAGGTGGAAAGGGAATAGTAAAGGCTAAGATCCTTGAAGTTCTAGAGTGA
- a CDS encoding 50S ribosomal protein L44e, which produces MKYPKQIRTYCPFCKRHTIHKVEKVKKRPRSELSAGQRRFRRILKGYGGFPRPKPEGREKPVKKLDLRFRCTVCGKAHTRGKGFRVKRFELVEV; this is translated from the coding sequence ATGAAGTATCCAAAGCAGATAAGAACCTACTGCCCGTTTTGTAAGAGGCATACCATTCACAAGGTCGAGAAGGTAAAGAAGAGGCCAAGGAGCGAGCTTAGTGCCGGTCAGAGGAGATTCAGGAGAATCCTTAAGGGTTACGGAGGATTCCCAAGGCCAAAGCCAGAGGGGAGAGAGAAGCCAGTGAAGAAGCTTGACCTGAGGTTCAGGTGCACCGTTTGTGGTAAGGCCCACACGAGAGGTAAGGGGTTCAGGGTGAAGAGGTTCGAACTCGTGGAGGTGTGA
- a CDS encoding Maf family nucleotide pyrophosphatase, translating into MIILASASPRRREILGRFFEIKVVPSNVSEESNAEKPEEKAIEIARRKALSIASSYPNDTVVAADTMVVFENSIMGKPRDESEAREMLRMLSGRVHKVITGYCIIHRGKRMEGYEVTEVKFRELDEELIGWYIKTGEWKDKAGAYGIQGYASVFVEWIKGDYYNVVGLPIKIVVELIKLGLKPKT; encoded by the coding sequence ATGATAATCCTAGCCTCGGCAAGTCCAAGGAGAAGAGAAATCCTGGGAAGGTTCTTTGAGATAAAAGTTGTTCCAAGTAATGTAAGTGAAGAGAGCAACGCTGAGAAGCCAGAAGAAAAAGCCATAGAGATAGCCAGAAGAAAGGCCCTGTCTATAGCTTCAAGCTACCCTAACGATACGGTAGTTGCCGCAGATACAATGGTTGTTTTTGAAAACAGCATCATGGGAAAGCCCAGAGATGAAAGTGAGGCACGAGAAATGCTCAGAATGCTTAGCGGGAGAGTGCACAAAGTCATAACTGGCTACTGCATAATTCACAGAGGGAAGAGAATGGAGGGGTACGAAGTAACTGAAGTAAAGTTCAGGGAGCTGGATGAAGAGCTAATTGGGTGGTACATCAAAACGGGCGAATGGAAGGACAAGGCTGGAGCCTATGGAATTCAGGGCTATGCCTCGGTATTCGTTGAATGGATTAAAGGTGACTACTACAATGTTGTCGGCCTGCCAATTAAAATAGTTGTTGAACTGATAAAGCTTGGCCTCAAGCCGAAGACATGA
- the eno gene encoding phosphopyruvate hydratase, with protein sequence MENPYEIVAVVAREILDSRGNPTVEVDVYTNVGMGRAAVPSGASTGTHEAVELRDGGKRYHGKGVRRAVENVNKIIAPELVGMDVRWQREIDTLLLELDGTENKSNLGANAILAVSLAVAKAAADSLDLPLYRYIGGANAYVLPVPLSNVINGGVHAGNELDFQEFMIMPVGADSFREAIRWVSETYHVLKKVIMEKYGKNAVNVGDEGGFAPPMKEVTEPLDVLIKAIEEAGYRPGDEIALALDAASSEFFNAEIGKYVVGGREYTREELLDLYKELTSTYPIVSIEDPFHEEDWEGFVMITKELGKKVQIVGDDLFVTNPKRLVKGIQMGAANALLLKVNQIGTLSEAIDAAYTAFRAGYGVIVSHRSGETEDSTIADLAVALNAGQIKTGAPARSDRNAKYNQLIRIEEELEGVAVYAGKKFRKVFF encoded by the coding sequence ATGGAGAACCCCTACGAGATCGTGGCGGTTGTTGCAAGGGAAATACTTGACAGCAGAGGAAACCCAACTGTTGAAGTTGACGTTTATACTAACGTTGGCATGGGAAGGGCCGCGGTGCCAAGTGGAGCATCAACCGGAACCCATGAGGCCGTAGAGCTGAGAGACGGTGGAAAGAGGTACCATGGAAAGGGAGTTAGGAGGGCAGTAGAGAACGTGAACAAGATCATCGCCCCCGAGCTTGTTGGAATGGACGTTAGATGGCAGAGGGAGATTGACACTCTTCTCTTGGAACTCGATGGGACCGAGAACAAGAGCAACCTTGGAGCGAACGCAATTCTCGCTGTTTCTTTGGCGGTGGCAAAGGCTGCAGCTGACTCCCTAGACCTTCCGCTGTACAGATACATAGGGGGTGCAAACGCCTACGTTCTGCCCGTCCCACTCAGCAACGTCATAAACGGTGGAGTTCATGCTGGAAACGAGCTCGACTTCCAGGAGTTCATGATAATGCCAGTTGGTGCCGATTCATTCAGGGAGGCGATAAGGTGGGTATCCGAGACCTACCACGTCCTCAAGAAGGTGATCATGGAAAAGTACGGCAAGAACGCGGTTAACGTTGGTGACGAGGGAGGATTTGCTCCACCAATGAAGGAAGTGACCGAGCCTTTAGATGTACTCATAAAGGCCATTGAGGAGGCAGGGTATAGGCCCGGGGATGAAATAGCCTTGGCCCTAGATGCGGCATCAAGCGAGTTCTTTAACGCCGAGATTGGCAAGTACGTTGTTGGAGGTAGGGAGTACACGAGGGAGGAGCTCCTTGACTTATACAAGGAGCTGACTTCGACCTATCCGATAGTCTCAATTGAGGACCCATTCCACGAGGAGGACTGGGAAGGTTTCGTCATGATAACCAAGGAGCTCGGAAAGAAGGTGCAGATAGTAGGTGACGACCTCTTCGTTACAAATCCAAAGAGGCTCGTCAAGGGAATCCAGATGGGTGCAGCTAACGCATTGCTGTTGAAGGTCAACCAGATCGGAACCTTAAGTGAGGCCATTGATGCAGCCTACACTGCATTCAGGGCAGGCTACGGGGTTATAGTTTCCCACAGGTCGGGAGAGACCGAGGATTCAACGATAGCAGATCTCGCAGTTGCCCTGAACGCGGGACAGATAAAGACGGGAGCCCCTGCAAGGAGTGACAGGAACGCGAAGTACAACCAGCTCATAAGGATCGAGGAGGAGCTTGAGGGGGTCGCAGTTTACGCCGGGAAGAAGTTCAGGAAGGTCTTCTTCTGA
- a CDS encoding ATPase, producing the protein MLPTAETFIEKFRLESSLRALERVKDELPQEAYLRLKGLLEFRLYGKEFSREPLKFRIAVAYSGGSDSSATVKILSWAGFNVIPITARLPQMEEKTLESVRSQGAILVEVPGYMEEMERLMEKRAPICGRCHSMVMSAVERKARDLGIKVIASGDMLSVGSGSIYKKDGIIVLNLPAFLALNKAQLLEILDWKEYELKFGCPLWREAVKEAPIIKRFAIQRILRELRAGALTEEMAKELIMDVLRA; encoded by the coding sequence ATGCTTCCAACGGCGGAAACATTTATCGAGAAGTTCAGGCTTGAATCAAGCTTAAGGGCCCTTGAGAGGGTAAAGGATGAGCTACCCCAGGAAGCCTACCTCAGGCTAAAAGGCCTTTTAGAGTTCAGGCTTTATGGAAAAGAATTCTCGCGGGAACCTTTGAAATTTAGGATTGCCGTTGCTTACTCTGGGGGTAGCGACAGCTCGGCGACCGTTAAGATACTCAGCTGGGCTGGATTTAATGTGATCCCAATTACGGCGAGGCTACCTCAGATGGAGGAGAAAACCCTTGAAAGTGTGAGATCCCAGGGAGCAATTCTAGTAGAAGTTCCGGGGTATATGGAAGAGATGGAGAGGCTCATGGAAAAAAGAGCCCCAATCTGCGGTAGGTGCCATTCGATGGTTATGAGCGCTGTTGAACGGAAAGCTAGGGATCTCGGGATAAAGGTGATTGCGAGTGGGGATATGCTGAGCGTTGGTAGCGGCTCCATCTACAAGAAAGATGGCATAATCGTGCTTAATCTGCCGGCTTTTTTGGCACTAAACAAGGCCCAGCTTTTGGAGATCCTCGACTGGAAAGAGTATGAGCTCAAGTTTGGTTGTCCCCTCTGGAGGGAAGCCGTGAAGGAGGCCCCAATAATAAAGAGGTTTGCAATTCAGAGAATATTGAGGGAGCTGAGGGCGGGTGCTTTAACCGAGGAAATGGCAAAAGAGTTGATAATGGACGTTCTTAGGGCCTAG
- a CDS encoding MBL fold metallo-hydrolase: MIEITFLGGGGGRFVTITQARATGGFFIKASKNIYVDPGPGALVRMWRYKIDPRKIDVLFISHRHTDHCNDAEVLVEGMTYGVTKKRGILIGSKSVVHGDENHTPALGKYHLDALEEVHTPNPGDRFKIGQEEMIITPSIHSDPTTIGFRLKTSYGDISYIPDTQYFDELIEWHEGARVLIASVTRPRDMRIPYHLCTEDVVYMLKAMKEKPEVLIMTHAGMKMHFAGPYKEAEFIQNVTGIKTYVAKEGFRVTIGKEISVKTLRPARFV; encoded by the coding sequence ATGATAGAGATAACTTTTCTCGGTGGCGGTGGTGGAAGGTTCGTCACGATAACGCAGGCAAGAGCCACTGGTGGCTTCTTCATTAAGGCGAGCAAAAACATCTACGTTGATCCTGGGCCTGGAGCGTTAGTTAGAATGTGGAGATACAAGATAGACCCCAGAAAAATCGACGTCCTCTTCATCTCCCACAGACACACTGACCACTGCAACGATGCTGAAGTTTTGGTTGAGGGAATGACGTATGGGGTTACCAAAAAGAGAGGGATCCTTATTGGATCAAAAAGTGTAGTTCATGGGGATGAGAACCACACTCCTGCACTGGGCAAGTATCACCTTGACGCCCTCGAGGAAGTTCACACCCCAAATCCTGGAGACAGGTTCAAGATAGGGCAAGAGGAGATGATAATCACCCCCTCCATCCACAGCGACCCGACAACAATAGGATTTCGACTGAAAACGTCATATGGAGACATCTCTTATATTCCCGACACCCAGTACTTTGATGAACTTATTGAGTGGCACGAGGGGGCTAGAGTTTTGATAGCCTCAGTCACAAGGCCTAGGGACATGAGAATCCCCTACCACCTATGCACCGAGGATGTAGTTTACATGCTGAAAGCCATGAAGGAAAAACCCGAAGTGTTGATAATGACTCACGCTGGAATGAAGATGCACTTCGCGGGCCCTTACAAGGAGGCTGAGTTCATCCAGAACGTCACGGGAATTAAAACGTACGTGGCCAAAGAGGGCTTCAGGGTAACGATAGGGAAGGAAATCAGCGTGAAAACTTTAAGGCCTGCAAGGTTCGTCTAG
- a CDS encoding DNA polymerase domain-containing protein, with amino-acid sequence MILDADYITEDGKPIIRIFKKENGEFKVEYDRNFRPYIYALLKDDSQIDEVRKITAERHGKIVRIIDAEKVRKKFLGRPIEVWRLYFEHPQDVPAIRDKIREHSAVIDIFEYDIPFAKRYLIDKGLIPMEGDEELKLLAFDIETLYHEGEEFAKGPIIMISYADEEEAKVITWKKIDLPYVEVVSSEREMIKRFLKVIREKDPDVIITYNGDSFDLPYLVKRAEKLGIKLPLGRDGSEPKMQRLGDMTAVEIKGRIHFDLYHVIRRTINLPTYTLEAVYEAIFGKPKEKVYAHEIAEAWETGKGLERVAKYSMEDAKVTYELGREFFPMEAQLSRLVGQPLWDVSRSSTGNLVEWYLLRKAYERNELAPNKPDEREYERRLRESYAGGYVKEPEKGLWEGLVSLDFRSLYPSIIITHNVSPDTLNREGCREYDVAPEVGHKFCKDFPGFIPSLLKRLLDERQEIKRKMKASKDPIEKKMLDYRQRAIKILANSILPEEWVPLIKNGKVKIFRIGDFVDGLMKANQGKVKKTGDTEVLEVAGIHAFSFDRKSKKARVMAVKAVIRHRYSGNVYRIVLNSGRKITITEGHSLFVYRNGDLVEATGEDVKIGDLLAVPRSVNLPEKRERLNIVELLLNLSPEETEDIILTIPIKGRKNFFKGMLRTLRWIFDEEKRVRTARRYLRHLENLGYIRLRKIGYDIIDKEGLEKYRTLYEKLVDVVRYNGNKREYLVEFNAVRDVISLMPEEELKEWRIGTRNGFRMGTFVDINEDFAKLLGYYVSEGSARKWKNQTGGWSYTVRLYNENDEVLDDMEHLAKKFFGKVKRGKNYVEIPKKMAYIIFESLCGTLAENKRVPEVIFTSSKGVRWAFLEGYFIGDGDVHPSKRVRLSTKSELLVNGLVLLLNSLGVSAIKLGYDSGVYRVYVNEELKFTEYRKKKNVYYSHIVPKDILKETFGKVFQKNISYKKFRELVENGKLDREKAKRIEWLLNGDIVLDRVVEIKREYYDGYVYDLSVDEDENFLAGFGFLYAHNSYYGYYGYAKARWYCKECAESVTAWGREYIEFVRKELEEKFGFKVLYIDTDGLYATIPGAKPEEIKKKALEFVDYINAKLPGLLELEYEGFYVRGFFVTKKKYALIDEEGKIITRGLEIVRRDWSEIAKETQAKVLEAILKHGNVEEAVKIVKEVTEKLSKYEIPPEKLVIYEQITRPLHEYKAIGPHVAVAKRLAARGVKVRPGMVIGYIVLRGDGPISKRAILAEEFDLRKHKYDAEYYIENQVLPAVLRILEAFGYRKEDLRWQKTKQTGLTAWLNIKKK; translated from the coding sequence ATGATACTTGACGCTGACTACATCACCGAGGATGGGAAGCCGATTATAAGGATTTTCAAGAAAGAAAACGGCGAGTTTAAGGTTGAGTACGACAGAAACTTTAGACCTTACATTTACGCTCTCCTCAAAGATGACTCGCAGATTGATGAGGTTAGGAAGATAACCGCCGAGAGGCATGGGAAGATAGTGAGAATTATAGATGCCGAAAAGGTAAGGAAGAAGTTCCTGGGGAGGCCGATTGAGGTATGGAGGCTGTACTTTGAACACCCTCAGGACGTTCCCGCAATAAGGGATAAGATAAGAGAGCATTCCGCGGTTATTGACATCTTTGAGTACGACATTCCGTTCGCGAAGAGGTACCTAATAGACAAAGGCCTAATTCCAATGGAAGGCGATGAAGAGCTCAAGTTGCTCGCATTTGACATAGAAACCCTCTATCACGAAGGGGAGGAGTTCGCGAAGGGGCCCATTATAATGATAAGCTATGCTGATGAGGAAGAAGCCAAAGTCATAACGTGGAAAAAGATCGATCTCCCGTACGTCGAGGTAGTTTCCAGCGAGAGGGAGATGATAAAGCGGTTCCTCAAGGTGATAAGGGAGAAAGATCCCGATGTTATAATTACCTACAACGGCGATTCTTTCGACCTTCCCTATCTAGTTAAGAGGGCCGAAAAGCTCGGGATAAAGCTACCCCTGGGAAGGGACGGTAGTGAGCCAAAGATGCAGAGGCTTGGGGATATGACAGCGGTGGAGATAAAGGGAAGGATACACTTTGACCTCTACCACGTGATTAGGAGAACGATAAACCTCCCAACATACACCCTCGAGGCAGTTTATGAGGCAATCTTCGGAAAGCCAAAGGAGAAAGTTTACGCTCACGAGATAGCTGAGGCCTGGGAGACTGGAAAGGGACTGGAGAGAGTTGCAAAGTATTCAATGGAGGATGCAAAGGTAACGTACGAGCTCGGTAGGGAGTTCTTCCCAATGGAGGCCCAGCTTTCAAGGTTAGTCGGCCAGCCCCTGTGGGATGTTTCTAGGTCTTCAACTGGCAACTTGGTGGAGTGGTACCTCCTCAGGAAGGCCTACGAGAGGAATGAATTGGCTCCAAACAAGCCGGATGAGAGGGAGTACGAGAGAAGGCTAAGGGAGAGCTACGCTGGGGGATACGTTAAGGAGCCGGAGAAAGGGCTCTGGGAGGGGTTAGTTTCCCTAGATTTCAGGAGCCTGTACCCCTCGATAATAATCACCCATAACGTCTCACCGGATACGCTGAACAGGGAAGGGTGCAGGGAATACGATGTCGCCCCAGAGGTTGGGCACAAGTTCTGCAAGGACTTCCCGGGGTTTATCCCCAGCCTGCTCAAGAGGTTATTGGATGAAAGGCAAGAAATAAAAAGGAAGATGAAAGCTTCTAAAGACCCAATCGAGAAGAAGATGCTTGATTACAGGCAACGAGCTATCAAAATCCTGGCAAACAGCATTTTACCGGAAGAATGGGTTCCACTAATTAAAAACGGTAAAGTTAAGATATTCCGCATTGGGGACTTCGTTGATGGACTTATGAAGGCGAACCAAGGAAAAGTGAAGAAAACGGGGGATACAGAAGTTTTGGAGGTTGCAGGAATTCATGCGTTTTCCTTTGACAGGAAGTCCAAGAAGGCCCGTGTAATGGCAGTGAAAGCCGTGATAAGACACCGTTATTCCGGAAATGTTTATAGAATAGTCTTAAACTCTGGTAGAAAAATAACAATAACAGAAGGGCATAGCCTATTTGTCTATAGGAACGGGGATCTCGTTGAGGCAACTGGGGAGGATGTCAAAATTGGGGATCTTCTTGCAGTTCCAAGATCAGTAAACCTACCAGAGAAAAGGGAACGCTTGAATATTGTTGAACTTCTTCTGAATCTCTCACCGGAAGAGACAGAAGATATAATACTTACGATTCCAATTAAAGGCAGAAAGAACTTCTTCAAGGGAATGTTGAGAACATTACGTTGGATTTTTGACGAGGAAAAGAGAGTAAGAACAGCAAGACGCTATCTGAGACACCTTGAAAATCTCGGATACATAAGGTTGAGGAAAATTGGATACGACATCATTGATAAGGAGGGGCTTGAGAAATATAGAACGTTGTACGAGAAACTTGTTGATGTTGTCCGCTATAATGGCAACAAGAGAGAGTATTTAGTTGAATTTAATGCTGTCCGGGACGTTATCTCACTAATGCCAGAGGAAGAACTGAAGGAATGGCGTATTGGAACCAGAAATGGATTCAGAATGGGTACGTTTGTAGATATTAATGAAGATTTTGCCAAGCTTCTTGGCTACTATGTAAGCGAGGGAAGTGCAAGGAAGTGGAAGAATCAAACTGGAGGTTGGAGTTACACTGTGAGATTGTACAACGAGAACGATGAAGTTCTTGACGACATGGAACACTTAGCCAAGAAGTTTTTTGGGAAAGTCAAACGTGGAAAGAACTATGTTGAGATACCAAAGAAAATGGCTTATATCATCTTTGAGAGCCTTTGTGGGACTTTGGCAGAAAACAAAAGGGTTCCTGAGGTAATCTTTACCTCATCAAAGGGCGTTAGATGGGCCTTCCTTGAGGGTTATTTCATCGGCGATGGCGATGTTCACCCAAGCAAGAGGGTTCGCCTATCAACGAAGAGCGAGCTTTTAGTAAATGGTCTTGTTCTCCTACTTAACTCCCTTGGAGTATCTGCCATTAAGCTTGGATACGATAGTGGAGTCTACAGGGTTTATGTAAACGAGGAACTTAAGTTTACGGAATACAGAAAGAAAAAGAATGTATATTACTCTCACATTGTTCCAAAGGATATTCTCAAAGAAACTTTTGGTAAGGTCTTCCAGAAAAATATAAGTTACAAGAAATTTAGAGAGCTTGTAGAAAATGGAAAACTTGACAGGGAGAAAGCCAAACGCATTGAGTGGTTGCTTAACGGAGATATAGTCCTAGATAGAGTCGTAGAGATTAAGAGAGAGTACTATGATGGTTACGTTTACGATCTAAGTGTCGATGAAGATGAGAATTTCCTTGCTGGCTTTGGATTCCTCTATGCACATAATAGCTATTATGGGTATTATGGGTACGCAAAAGCCCGTTGGTACTGTAAGGAGTGCGCAGAGAGCGTTACGGCCTGGGGGAGGGAGTATATAGAGTTTGTAAGGAAGGAACTGGAGGAAAAGTTCGGGTTCAAAGTCTTATACATAGACACAGATGGACTCTACGCCACAATTCCTGGGGCAAAACCCGAGGAGATAAAGAAGAAAGCCCTAGAGTTCGTAGATTATATAAACGCCAAGCTTCCAGGGCTGTTGGAGCTTGAGTACGAGGGCTTCTACGTGAGAGGGTTCTTCGTGACGAAGAAGAAGTATGCGTTGATAGATGAGGAAGGGAAGATAATCACTAGGGGGCTTGAAATAGTCAGGAGGGACTGGAGCGAAATAGCCAAAGAAACCCAAGCAAAAGTCCTAGAGGCTATCCTAAAGCATGGCAACGTTGAGGAGGCAGTAAAGATAGTTAAGGAGGTAACTGAAAAGCTGAGCAAGTACGAAATACCTCCAGAAAAGCTAGTTATTTACGAGCAGATCACGAGGCCCCTTCACGAGTACAAGGCTATAGGTCCGCACGTTGCCGTGGCAAAAAGGTTAGCCGCTAGAGGAGTAAAGGTGAGGCCTGGCATGGTGATAGGGTACATAGTGCTGAGGGGAGACGGGCCAATAAGCAAGAGGGCTATCCTTGCAGAGGAGTTCGATCTCAGGAAGCATAAGTATGACGCTGAGTATTACATAGAAAATCAGGTTTTACCTGCCGTTCTTAGAATATTAGAGGCCTTTGGGTACAGGAAAGAAGACCTCAGGTGGCAGAAGACTAAACAGACAGGTCTTACGGCATGGCTTAACATCAAGAAGAAGTAA
- the vapB gene encoding type II toxin-antitoxin system VapB family antitoxin, translating to MAVLSIRIPDDLKEKMKEFDINWSEEIRKFIKERIEYEERKRTLEKALELLKNTPGSVERGFSARAVREDRDSH from the coding sequence ATGGCAGTATTGAGCATAAGGATTCCGGATGATCTAAAAGAGAAGATGAAGGAGTTTGACATAAACTGGAGTGAGGAGATCAGGAAGTTCATAAAAGAGAGGATAGAGTATGAGGAAAGGAAGAGAACCCTTGAGAAAGCTCTAGAACTTCTAAAGAATACTCCAGGATCAGTCGAGAGAGGATTTTCAGCAAGGGCAGTGAGGGAGGATCGTGATAGTCATTGA
- a CDS encoding type II toxin-antitoxin system VapC family toxin: MIVIDASILAKIILKEEGWEQITLTPSTITLDYAFVECTNAIWKAVRRNRIPRESITDRLEVLRLIRNSLIVAKVEDFFERGLEIALDEGITVYDAFYIALAESLDARLITADERQYEVAKNYVPAKLV; this comes from the coding sequence GTGATAGTCATTGATGCATCAATCCTAGCTAAAATAATTCTAAAAGAAGAGGGCTGGGAACAGATAACTCTTACACCGAGCACGATAACTTTGGACTATGCTTTTGTTGAATGTACAAACGCAATATGGAAGGCTGTCAGGCGGAACAGGATCCCTAGAGAAAGTATTACTGACAGACTAGAAGTTCTTAGATTGATTAGGAATTCCCTCATAGTTGCCAAGGTTGAAGACTTTTTTGAAAGAGGATTGGAGATAGCCTTAGATGAAGGAATAACTGTGTACGATGCATTCTACATAGCTTTGGCAGAGTCATTAGATGCAAGGCTGATTACCGCGGATGAGAGGCAATATGAGGTAGCTAAAAACTACGTTCCTGCGAAGCTCGTATGA